In Deferribacter desulfuricans SSM1, the following are encoded in one genomic region:
- a CDS encoding DUF342 domain-containing protein, whose translation MILRYLKKQAKDEFENILKNTYKLSKESYLIKEKDTYLEAEINSQHSFDAKVELNYLDNDMILKISLYPDLNGKNIELNYLLELIKSENIKDVMMERVTEAYDLFQKRYIIKDVTIAKGIKPIKGKNARLILHFEEKIKDKTDEHSGGKVDYKEIHNIINVKKGELLITKIPATKGVPGVTVKGAIIPAEEGKDIEITVLEGVDVLENGRKYVAAIDGHVVFENLKLAVYPIYTVKNVDYSVGNIDFLGTVHVLGDVLADFKIKASKDIVIDGICEDASLYAGENIYINQGIKGKLKNEMIAENDFVIRFAENAKIAAKRNVVVKNYILNCRVKAGDKVVALEGKGQIAGGIIETYNGIECLELGSLGSEKFKVIAGVNPFFIELIKSKEEELEKFIANINKIDEALKNINLKDEKVKKNENVKKMLLMRKKLGQKIETIKNEINEYKNKIFNKKAKIRVKGVVYSGIDIKICEAYTKVNESMREVLFFLEPKYNQVGWVSLEGLDEINE comes from the coding sequence ATGATTTTAAGATATTTAAAAAAGCAAGCAAAAGATGAATTTGAAAATATTTTAAAGAATACTTATAAGCTTAGTAAAGAAAGTTATTTAATAAAAGAGAAAGACACCTATTTAGAAGCAGAAATCAATAGTCAACACAGTTTTGATGCTAAAGTTGAGTTAAATTATTTAGATAATGATATGATATTAAAAATATCTTTATATCCAGATTTAAATGGGAAAAATATTGAGCTAAATTATCTTTTGGAACTGATAAAATCCGAAAATATAAAAGATGTTATGATGGAGAGAGTTACAGAAGCTTACGATCTATTTCAAAAACGTTATATTATAAAAGATGTTACAATTGCAAAAGGGATTAAGCCAATTAAAGGTAAAAATGCGAGGCTCATTTTACATTTTGAAGAAAAAATCAAAGATAAAACTGATGAACATAGTGGAGGAAAAGTAGATTATAAAGAAATACATAACATAATAAATGTGAAAAAAGGAGAATTGTTAATTACTAAAATACCTGCAACAAAAGGTGTTCCTGGTGTTACTGTTAAAGGTGCAATAATTCCTGCAGAAGAAGGGAAAGATATAGAGATTACCGTTTTAGAAGGGGTTGATGTATTAGAAAATGGGAGAAAATATGTTGCAGCTATTGATGGACACGTGGTTTTTGAAAACTTAAAACTTGCCGTATATCCCATTTATACAGTTAAAAATGTTGATTATAGTGTAGGTAATATTGATTTTTTGGGAACTGTCCATGTTCTTGGAGATGTTTTAGCTGATTTCAAAATAAAAGCCTCTAAAGATATAGTCATAGATGGGATTTGTGAAGATGCTAGTTTGTATGCAGGTGAAAATATATATATCAATCAAGGTATCAAAGGGAAACTGAAAAATGAGATGATAGCAGAAAATGATTTTGTTATTAGGTTTGCAGAAAATGCTAAAATTGCTGCAAAAAGAAATGTTGTTGTAAAAAATTATATTTTAAATTGTAGGGTTAAAGCTGGTGACAAGGTAGTAGCATTAGAAGGTAAAGGGCAGATTGCTGGTGGTATAATAGAAACTTATAATGGTATTGAATGTTTAGAATTAGGTAGTTTGGGAAGTGAAAAATTTAAAGTGATTGCTGGAGTGAACCCTTTCTTTATTGAGTTAATCAAAAGTAAAGAGGAGGAGTTGGAAAAATTTATTGCTAATATAAATAAGATTGATGAGGCTTTAAAGAATATAAATTTAAAAGATGAAAAGGTTAAAAAGAATGAAAATGTAAAAAAGATGTTGTTAATGAGGAAAAAATTAGGACAGAAAATAGAAACAATTAAAAATGAAATAAATGAGTACAAAAATAAAATTTTTAATAAAAAGGCTAAAATTCGTGTAAAAGGTGTTGTATATTCAGGTATTGATATTAAAATTTGTGAAGCATACACAAAGGTAAATGAAAGTATGAGAGAAGTTTTATTTTTTTTAGAACCAAAATACAATCAAGTAGGTTGGGTAAGTTTAGAAGGTTTAGATGAAATTAATGAATGA
- the uvrA gene encoding excinuclease ABC subunit UvrA, translated as MNDKIIVRGARQHNLKNIDVEIPKNKLVVITGVSGSGKSSLAIDTLYAEGQRRYVESLTAYARQFLELMEKPDVDSIEFLSPSICIEQKTISSNPRSTVGTVTEIYDYLRLLFARVGDVFCPVCGKKIEKYSVQNIVDKVMELPFGTKVEILSPVIRGKKGEFKQLFKNLLKNGFVRGYVDGELVRFEDEIELNKNVKHEIEVVVDRLIIKDGIKRRLTDSIEAALKLSEGLIIVKTDEEKKLYSENFACAECNVSFAEIEPRIFSFNNPYGACPECDGIGIKMIFDVDLIVPDKNLSVRENAIKPWEGLDDFYFYNTLLTLSQKYDIDLNKPFEKLDDDKKNILLYGVPEPLEMFTFKGEKKVFYKKKFDGVIGYLKEKLYSGVKSDVDFARQFMSEMPCELCNGTRLRRESLAIKIGGKNIAELSNLTIKDLYGFIIHLEFEGFKADVAGRIIKEIERRLKFLLDVGLDYLTLDRRAGTLSGGESQRIRLATQIGAGLTGVLYVLDEPSIGLHQRDNDRLISTLKGLRDIGNTVIVVEHDEDTIRESDWVIDMGPFAGRHGGEVVFSGTPKELIKSNTSLTGKYLSGKLSIDLPQVRRNGNGKFIKIKGAKKHNLKNIDVEFPLGTMICVTGVSGSGKSTLVIDVLYDSVVRKLRGQGVRKESCDDLLGIEYIDKVIDIDQSPIGRTPRSNPATYTGVFTDIREIFAMTMDAKKRGYKMGRFSFNVKGGRCENCQGEGYIKIEMHFLPDMYVKCDVCHGTRYNRDTLDIKYKGKNIAEVLDMTVNQAYEFFENIPKLKNKLEVLRDVGLGYIKLGQPATTLSGGEAQRIKLAKELMKRMTGKTLYLFDEPTTGLHMDDVKKLIDVFQRLVDAGNTVVIIEHNLDVIKCADYIIDLGPEGGENGGELVFTGTPEDCINCEKSYTGYYLKGKIHAKV; from the coding sequence ATGAATGATAAGATTATTGTCAGAGGGGCAAGGCAGCATAATCTAAAAAATATTGATGTAGAAATTCCTAAAAATAAGCTTGTAGTAATTACCGGTGTCAGTGGCTCAGGTAAATCTTCTCTTGCTATAGATACGCTTTATGCTGAAGGGCAGAGAAGATATGTGGAGTCTCTTACTGCTTATGCAAGACAATTTCTTGAACTAATGGAAAAACCGGATGTGGATTCAATAGAATTTTTATCCCCATCTATTTGTATTGAGCAGAAAACTATAAGTAGTAATCCAAGATCTACAGTAGGGACGGTAACTGAGATTTATGATTATTTAAGATTACTTTTCGCACGTGTTGGTGATGTTTTTTGCCCTGTGTGCGGTAAGAAAATTGAAAAATATAGTGTACAAAATATTGTTGATAAAGTTATGGAGCTTCCCTTTGGCACAAAGGTTGAGATTCTTTCTCCTGTCATTAGAGGTAAAAAGGGTGAGTTTAAACAGTTATTTAAAAATCTTTTAAAAAATGGTTTTGTAAGAGGGTATGTTGACGGAGAATTAGTAAGATTTGAAGATGAAATAGAATTAAATAAAAATGTTAAACATGAAATTGAAGTAGTTGTCGATAGATTAATTATTAAAGATGGTATAAAAAGACGACTTACCGATTCTATTGAAGCTGCACTTAAATTGTCTGAAGGGTTGATAATAGTAAAAACCGATGAAGAGAAGAAATTGTACAGCGAAAATTTTGCCTGTGCTGAGTGTAATGTGAGTTTCGCTGAGATTGAACCAAGAATATTCTCTTTTAACAACCCTTATGGAGCCTGTCCTGAGTGTGATGGTATAGGGATAAAGATGATTTTTGATGTAGATTTGATAGTCCCTGATAAAAATCTTTCTGTTAGAGAGAATGCAATTAAACCTTGGGAAGGTTTAGATGATTTTTATTTTTATAATACTTTGCTAACACTGAGTCAAAAGTATGATATTGATTTAAATAAACCTTTTGAAAAGTTAGATGACGATAAAAAGAATATTTTATTATATGGCGTGCCAGAGCCTCTTGAAATGTTTACTTTTAAAGGTGAGAAAAAAGTTTTTTATAAAAAAAAGTTTGATGGCGTTATAGGTTATTTAAAGGAGAAACTTTATTCTGGGGTTAAATCTGATGTGGATTTTGCAAGACAGTTCATGTCCGAGATGCCTTGTGAATTGTGTAATGGCACAAGACTAAGACGAGAATCGTTGGCAATAAAGATTGGTGGAAAGAATATTGCTGAGTTATCTAATCTTACCATAAAAGATTTGTATGGTTTTATTATTCATCTTGAGTTTGAGGGGTTTAAAGCTGATGTAGCAGGAAGGATTATTAAAGAAATAGAGAGAAGATTAAAGTTTTTGTTAGATGTGGGACTCGATTATCTCACTTTGGATAGAAGAGCAGGTACTTTAAGTGGTGGTGAGTCACAAAGAATTAGACTTGCAACTCAGATTGGTGCTGGGTTAACAGGGGTTTTATATGTTTTAGATGAACCTAGTATTGGTTTGCATCAAAGGGATAATGATAGACTAATAAGTACATTAAAAGGGTTAAGAGATATAGGTAATACAGTAATTGTTGTGGAGCATGATGAAGACACTATTAGAGAATCAGATTGGGTTATTGATATGGGGCCTTTTGCTGGGAGGCATGGTGGTGAAGTTGTTTTTTCAGGTACTCCTAAAGAACTAATAAAAAGCAATACTTCTTTAACTGGTAAATATTTATCAGGTAAATTATCAATAGATCTACCACAGGTTAGAAGAAATGGTAATGGAAAATTTATAAAGATTAAAGGTGCAAAAAAACATAATTTAAAAAATATTGATGTAGAATTCCCTTTAGGCACTATGATTTGTGTAACAGGAGTTAGTGGTTCTGGAAAATCTACTCTGGTTATAGATGTTCTTTATGATTCTGTGGTTAGAAAATTGAGAGGCCAAGGTGTTAGAAAAGAGAGTTGTGATGATTTACTGGGGATAGAATACATTGATAAGGTAATAGATATCGATCAAAGTCCGATAGGAAGGACTCCTCGCTCAAACCCTGCAACTTATACAGGAGTATTTACAGATATTAGAGAGATCTTTGCTATGACAATGGATGCGAAGAAACGTGGTTACAAAATGGGTAGGTTCAGTTTTAATGTTAAAGGTGGTAGATGTGAAAATTGCCAAGGTGAAGGATATATTAAAATAGAGATGCACTTTTTACCAGATATGTATGTTAAATGCGATGTTTGCCATGGGACAAGATATAATAGAGACACGCTTGATATAAAATATAAAGGTAAAAATATAGCCGAAGTTCTTGATATGACTGTAAATCAAGCATATGAATTTTTTGAAAATATCCCAAAGTTGAAAAATAAACTTGAAGTTTTAAGAGATGTTGGATTAGGTTATATTAAGCTTGGGCAGCCTGCAACTACTTTGTCAGGTGGTGAAGCACAAAGGATAAAACTTGCAAAAGAGCTTATGAAAAGGATGACAGGAAAAACACTTTATCTTTTTGATGAGCCTACAACAGGCCTTCATATGGATGATGTGAAAAAGTTAATAGATGTATTTCAGAGGTTGGTTGATGCTGGTAATACGGTTGTAATAATAGAGCACAATTTAGATGTTATTAAATGTGCAGATTATATAATAGATTTGGGTCCTGAGGGAGGTGAAAATGGAGGGGAGCTTGTGTTTACAGGTACCCCAGAGGATTGTATAAATTGTGAAAAGTCGTATACCGGTTATTATTTAAAAGGGAAAATACATGCAAAAGTTTAA
- a CDS encoding GAF domain-containing sensor histidine kinase yields MKNKDFLDILVEISEMMNDITDIDSLLSRIVELAKGYLNVSRVSVMLKEGDFLKIVAGAGLNFDYKDFKIKVGEGASGLVAKTGETLVVNESKNMNSEFGYQAKSYMCIPLKVKENIIGVLNITDKVNDYFDENDVKIGKYMASQCALAIERYNLYEEEKKSEKLKLIGKFTSSIAHDIKNLLNIIQGYVELLEIELDDHPALKEYIDSIVTELKMIHGLTLDILDFSKKNIMLRRDEVRLSELISEIKKHADIMIKFTDIDFTISYENDTSLFIDKEKIFRVFMNLINNSIEALNGKGVIKIDAKVMDEYVVFEVYDNGIGIKKENIDKIFDPFFTSGKIKGTGLGLAVTKEIIIAHGGEISVESEEGEYTKFIIKLPVKK; encoded by the coding sequence ATGAAAAATAAAGATTTTCTTGATATTTTAGTAGAAATTTCTGAAATGATGAATGACATCACTGATATCGATTCTTTGCTTAGTAGAATAGTGGAGTTGGCAAAGGGTTATCTAAATGTTAGTAGAGTTTCAGTTATGCTAAAAGAGGGAGATTTTCTTAAAATAGTAGCTGGAGCAGGATTAAACTTTGATTATAAAGATTTTAAAATCAAGGTTGGTGAAGGTGCAAGTGGTTTGGTTGCAAAAACTGGTGAGACATTAGTTGTAAATGAATCTAAAAATATGAATAGTGAGTTTGGTTATCAGGCAAAATCATATATGTGTATCCCTTTGAAAGTAAAAGAAAATATTATTGGCGTGTTAAATATTACAGACAAAGTAAATGACTATTTTGATGAAAATGATGTTAAGATTGGAAAATATATGGCATCCCAGTGCGCATTAGCTATAGAGAGATATAATCTTTATGAAGAAGAAAAAAAGAGTGAAAAATTAAAACTTATTGGGAAGTTTACTTCATCTATAGCTCATGATATAAAAAATTTATTGAATATTATTCAGGGGTATGTGGAGCTACTTGAAATAGAGTTGGATGATCACCCTGCTTTAAAAGAATACATTGATTCTATTGTTACAGAGCTAAAAATGATACATGGTCTTACACTAGATATTTTAGACTTTTCCAAAAAAAATATTATGCTTAGAAGAGATGAAGTAAGGTTAAGCGAATTAATTTCAGAGATTAAAAAACACGCAGACATTATGATAAAATTTACTGATATAGATTTTACTATTAGTTATGAAAATGATACAAGTTTATTTATTGATAAAGAGAAGATATTTAGGGTTTTTATGAACCTGATTAATAATTCTATTGAAGCTCTAAATGGAAAAGGTGTTATTAAAATAGATGCAAAAGTTATGGATGAATATGTTGTTTTTGAAGTTTACGATAATGGTATTGGTATTAAAAAGGAAAATATCGATAAAATATTTGATCCATTTTTTACTTCTGGAAAAATAAAGGGGACTGGTCTTGGGTTGGCTGTGACAAAAGAGATTATTATTGCTCATGGTGGTGAAATATCGGTGGAATCAGAGGAAGGGGAGTATACCAAATTTATTATAAAACTTCCGGTTAAGAAATGA
- a CDS encoding N-acetylmuramoyl-L-alanine amidase, which yields MQKFNRLIIILLVIFFVPLVYASITSEYNSAKRDLKYVEKSKKVSRQSYILIAEKFYKIYSRYPKSSLADDALYLCAKTYLKSYYRFKNRNDLDYALKYFRLLAANYKSRWAADAYYQAAYIYYVKKDYISAKYMIKKLKAKYPKSSKVKEANRLLAKIEKATNKKKVAKKGSYKKDNHKSKVANNTNKVLVRGIRYWSNKDYTRIVIDLNKKAKFEKHWLKENKKLNLPPRLFVDIYNSDVSKNIPDTINVKDGLISRIRWGKFKDDVTRVVLDTISVEDFTVFQLVNPARIVIDVSGKGDIKSYVVKNNKNEKYNNTLASVFGLKVKTIVIDPGHGGKDPGCNYYGLKEKDIVLDIGLYLRELLRKKTHLKVLMTRDRDIFIPLEERTAFANKHKADIFVSIHVNASRNRRAKGVETYVLNVTKDKSALEVAAFENQATEKSLSDLQGILKDIILNSKLEESLILAKNVQDNLVSQIKSVNLGVKQAPFYVLVGAKMPSILVETGFLSNKSEARKFATKRYREQIAEGIFDGLMSYIKKYNGK from the coding sequence ATGCAAAAGTTTAATAGATTAATAATAATACTTTTAGTTATTTTTTTTGTGCCTTTAGTATATGCAAGTATAACTTCTGAGTATAATAGTGCGAAGCGAGATTTGAAATATGTTGAAAAATCAAAAAAGGTTTCGAGACAATCATATATCCTTATTGCTGAGAAATTTTATAAAATTTACAGCAGATACCCTAAGTCATCTTTGGCGGATGATGCTCTTTATTTATGCGCTAAAACTTATTTAAAGTCTTATTATAGATTTAAAAATCGCAATGATCTTGATTATGCTTTAAAGTATTTCAGACTTCTTGCAGCAAATTATAAATCAAGATGGGCCGCTGATGCATATTATCAAGCTGCTTATATCTATTATGTTAAAAAGGATTATATTAGTGCAAAATATATGATAAAAAAACTCAAAGCAAAGTATCCAAAGAGTTCTAAAGTAAAAGAGGCAAACAGGTTATTAGCAAAGATTGAGAAGGCAACAAATAAGAAAAAAGTTGCTAAAAAAGGTTCTTATAAAAAAGATAATCATAAATCAAAAGTTGCTAACAATACCAATAAAGTGTTGGTAAGAGGGATCAGGTATTGGTCAAACAAAGATTACACAAGAATAGTTATAGATTTAAATAAAAAAGCAAAATTTGAAAAGCACTGGCTTAAAGAGAATAAAAAGTTAAATTTACCACCAAGACTTTTTGTAGATATTTATAACTCTGATGTTTCTAAAAATATCCCTGATACAATAAATGTTAAGGATGGTTTAATTAGTAGAATTAGATGGGGCAAATTTAAAGATGATGTTACTAGGGTTGTTTTAGATACTATTTCAGTGGAAGATTTTACAGTTTTTCAGTTAGTTAATCCAGCTAGGATAGTTATTGATGTTTCAGGGAAAGGTGATATTAAAAGTTATGTTGTCAAAAACAATAAAAATGAAAAATATAATAATACTCTTGCATCTGTTTTCGGCCTAAAAGTAAAAACGATAGTTATAGATCCTGGACATGGGGGGAAAGATCCTGGATGTAACTATTATGGGTTAAAAGAAAAAGATATTGTTTTGGATATAGGTCTTTATCTAAGGGAACTTTTAAGAAAGAAAACGCATTTAAAAGTCTTAATGACAAGGGATAGAGATATATTTATCCCATTAGAAGAAAGAACAGCTTTTGCTAATAAACATAAAGCTGATATATTTGTTTCAATACATGTTAATGCAAGTAGGAATAGAAGGGCAAAAGGTGTAGAAACTTATGTTCTTAATGTTACAAAGGATAAATCAGCTCTTGAGGTAGCAGCTTTTGAAAATCAAGCTACTGAGAAGTCGTTGTCTGATTTGCAAGGGATATTAAAAGATATAATTTTGAATTCCAAATTAGAAGAATCTTTGATATTGGCTAAAAATGTACAGGATAATTTAGTTTCTCAGATTAAGAGTGTTAATCTTGGGGTTAAACAGGCACCTTTTTATGTATTGGTTGGTGCGAAGATGCCATCTATTTTAGTGGAAACAGGGTTTTTGAGTAATAAGTCTGAGGCAAGAAAATTTGCTACAAAGAGATATAGAGAGCAGATAGCGGAAGGGATTTTTGATGGATTGATGTCATATATTAAAAAATATAATGGCAAATAG
- a CDS encoding translocation/assembly module TamB domain-containing protein, whose protein sequence is MIKKLIIKLFHSLLLILLFVFTLILLLNVFSTQLINSYLKNSITKGVDVHISKVNKILLPLFIEAEGLIVKTDGFSIFIKKIDINLDVKDYFNKKPFIVVKINSPRLLLSKKGNSNKNIDLTFLKKIFFFKTVEIKDLVFHDETNNLLVSDEQILLSNNNRIDIVSKNIFIKKDDLLSKIEAVSTNCQIISGKIRLNNLIVKGDDVDVQLSATLSNESYDIEGMANIKGKLLNILYKDLNGALYVQGAKKKNQFDVSVYSDNITYKNKKIDFTVALKGDDKSLYFKSDKVVYDNYSFIISGFSDYKFVNGEIIGLKPVNLYQDKKYHVLLEKLKFDLNIKQLIGNVKFFIKSSEYYQVSSDFKINDKGLNLDKILLSGKTVNLLGSGNYKDKSLSLNLTGHLQNNTDLKKIIDIDHDLNVNINLILTNNKPNLTAVFKSNKSTTYHGLSINKISGDLSYDGKALKLNTQGVLNRGVLNISGIIDKYGEQFDISLESTPFNSILKYFGVSSKINNLVDGKVNIVRAGDNIFANGEVYNIEDLNHLKLWFEYRGKKLLITKLKYFGNEYNDVGFLDFDKKIINTELVVDDNLCISKSICLSKSRVNIMGDIEDPDVKVALNGSYLKYKFYGNVNGKLKKLYGNIYVKDENIHTSFSLSNFINLKDTLYIQGFKASKDVVISSIVNINSSDLKHFDIYSFSTLINVKNNIFTLKGITGKLSDNKAILTEGLIDSDYIKNIKIERAEFDKEGFRIILSPAKINFKDMVVLNMDGDIVIEGDYKNIKVNADINGKGDLKLPKYGINLNILFASIILKDEKISSIIYAKKLDEKLYISLRSDDFKYLDSYALSVQGENFFISKSGFSGTLNYSLEKNKNSDTVKGEIFIKNGILDYKKIDSSTNSNEKISLPINLEIEIGSVHPIILKDDFVDAQASVDIKVNYNKSQLKLRGKIESVESYLKLAGEKFYVEKGYLTFSDDKPPYIYTKASGTGSFNNLFITVYGHLPSYVIAIEDMNPNNSETVYNKSQIQSKNVISSFFTGTLLKELTKYTERLFGINKIGLEETSVAGSQMKDYFKIGRKFSDRFEIKYLVDTQGTGGDYITGEYLIFDWLKFNVNYSNLEGTGAGITFFINY, encoded by the coding sequence ATGATAAAAAAACTCATTATAAAACTGTTTCATTCGTTATTATTAATTTTACTCTTCGTATTTACTCTAATACTTTTGCTAAATGTATTTTCTACTCAATTAATAAATAGCTATTTAAAAAATAGTATTACTAAGGGTGTTGATGTCCATATTTCCAAAGTTAATAAGATACTTTTACCACTTTTTATAGAAGCTGAAGGCTTGATAGTAAAAACAGACGGTTTTTCCATATTTATAAAAAAAATAGACATAAATTTGGATGTTAAAGACTATTTTAATAAAAAACCTTTTATAGTTGTTAAAATAAATTCGCCAAGACTGCTTTTATCAAAAAAAGGTAATTCAAACAAAAATATAGATCTCACATTTTTAAAAAAAATTTTTTTCTTTAAAACTGTAGAAATAAAAGATTTGGTTTTTCATGATGAAACTAATAATCTATTAGTTAGTGATGAACAAATTTTATTAAGTAATAACAATAGAATAGATATAGTTTCTAAAAATATTTTTATAAAAAAAGACGATTTACTCAGTAAAATAGAAGCTGTTTCAACAAACTGCCAAATAATATCTGGAAAGATCAGATTAAACAATTTAATTGTTAAAGGCGATGATGTTGACGTTCAATTAAGTGCTACTTTGTCCAATGAGAGCTATGATATAGAAGGTATGGCTAACATTAAAGGGAAATTACTGAATATTTTGTATAAAGATTTAAATGGTGCTCTTTATGTTCAAGGAGCAAAGAAAAAAAATCAATTTGATGTATCTGTTTATAGCGATAATATTACTTACAAAAACAAAAAGATTGATTTTACAGTAGCATTAAAAGGGGATGATAAAAGTTTATATTTTAAAAGTGATAAAGTTGTTTATGATAACTATAGTTTCATCATATCTGGATTTAGTGATTATAAATTTGTAAACGGTGAAATAATAGGGCTAAAACCTGTAAACCTTTATCAAGATAAAAAGTATCACGTTTTATTAGAAAAATTAAAATTTGATTTAAATATTAAACAGTTAATAGGGAATGTGAAATTTTTTATTAAAAGTAGTGAATATTATCAAGTTTCTTCTGATTTTAAAATCAATGATAAAGGGTTAAATTTAGATAAAATACTATTATCTGGAAAAACAGTTAATTTATTGGGTAGTGGTAATTACAAAGATAAGAGTCTTAGTTTGAATCTAACAGGACATTTACAAAACAATACTGATTTGAAAAAAATAATAGATATTGATCATGATTTAAATGTAAATATTAACTTGATATTAACTAATAACAAACCAAACTTAACAGCAGTTTTTAAAAGTAATAAATCAACAACATATCATGGTTTATCGATAAATAAGATCTCTGGAGATTTGAGCTATGATGGTAAAGCACTTAAGCTAAACACGCAAGGTGTTTTAAATAGAGGTGTTTTAAATATTTCAGGTATTATTGATAAATATGGCGAGCAATTTGATATTAGTCTGGAAAGTACCCCATTTAATTCTATTTTAAAGTACTTTGGTGTTTCTTCAAAAATTAATAATTTAGTTGATGGTAAAGTTAACATTGTTAGAGCTGGAGATAATATTTTTGCAAATGGAGAGGTTTATAATATTGAAGATTTAAATCACTTAAAATTATGGTTTGAATATAGAGGAAAAAAATTATTAATAACAAAGCTAAAATATTTTGGAAATGAATATAATGATGTTGGTTTTTTAGATTTTGATAAAAAAATTATTAATACTGAATTAGTAGTTGATGATAATTTATGTATTTCAAAAAGCATATGCTTATCCAAAAGCAGAGTGAATATAATGGGTGATATTGAAGATCCTGATGTTAAAGTTGCTTTAAACGGTTCATATTTAAAGTATAAATTTTATGGCAATGTAAATGGAAAATTGAAGAAACTATACGGGAATATATATGTAAAAGATGAAAATATACACACAAGTTTTTCTTTGAGCAATTTCATAAATCTTAAAGATACATTATATATTCAAGGGTTTAAGGCAAGTAAAGATGTTGTAATTAGTTCTATCGTAAATATAAATAGTAGCGATTTAAAACATTTTGATATCTATTCATTTTCTACTTTGATAAATGTAAAAAACAATATTTTTACCTTAAAAGGAATTACTGGAAAGCTTAGTGATAACAAAGCAATATTAACAGAAGGCTTAATAGATTCAGATTATATTAAAAATATCAAGATAGAAAGGGCTGAGTTTGATAAAGAGGGGTTTCGAATAATTTTGTCACCAGCTAAAATTAATTTTAAAGATATGGTAGTATTAAATATGGATGGAGACATTGTTATTGAAGGGGATTATAAAAATATAAAGGTAAACGCAGATATTAACGGCAAAGGTGACCTAAAATTACCTAAATATGGAATAAATTTAAATATATTGTTTGCAAGTATAATATTAAAGGATGAGAAAATCTCTTCCATAATCTATGCTAAAAAATTAGATGAAAAATTATATATAAGTTTACGCTCTGATGATTTTAAATATTTAGATAGTTATGCATTATCAGTTCAAGGGGAAAACTTTTTTATTTCTAAAAGTGGTTTCTCTGGGACTTTGAATTATAGTTTAGAAAAAAATAAGAACAGTGATACAGTAAAAGGGGAAATCTTTATTAAAAATGGGATTTTAGATTATAAAAAAATTGATAGCTCAACAAATAGTAATGAGAAAATTTCATTACCTATTAATCTTGAAATTGAAATAGGTAGTGTGCACCCAATAATTCTTAAAGATGACTTTGTTGATGCTCAAGCGAGTGTGGATATAAAAGTGAATTATAATAAATCCCAATTGAAGTTAAGAGGTAAAATAGAATCGGTTGAGTCTTATTTAAAGTTAGCAGGTGAGAAGTTTTATGTTGAAAAAGGGTATTTGACCTTTAGTGATGATAAGCCTCCATATATCTACACAAAAGCCTCTGGGACAGGATCTTTTAATAATCTTTTTATAACTGTTTATGGGCACTTACCTTCTTATGTAATAGCGATTGAGGATATGAATCCTAATAATAGTGAAACTGTTTATAATAAGTCACAAATCCAATCAAAAAATGTAATTTCATCCTTTTTTACAGGAACTCTATTGAAGGAGCTAACAAAATATACGGAGCGACTTTTTGGTATTAATAAGATTGGACTGGAAGAGACCTCAGTTGCAGGTTCGCAAATGAAGGATTACTTTAAAATTGGTCGTAAATTTTCTGATCGTTTTGAGATCAAATATCTTGTTGATACTCAAGGGACGGGTGGTGACTATATCACAGGGGAATATCTTATATTTGATTGGCTAAAATTTAATGTAAACTATTCAAATTTAGAGGGTACTGGTGCGGGTATTACTTTTTTTATTAATTATTAG